The following proteins are co-located in the Pseudarthrobacter siccitolerans genome:
- a CDS encoding sugar phosphate isomerase/epimerase family protein — MAKIGVQAMMLMQDFAQDGAFETLKKVSAIGYNAVEISQIPMSANVVDELDRARTELGMEMAALSVAVDLPAGRPGDTLKKDFAKIVDDANRLGSKFLRIGIMPFPALKSINAVADFAKEANEYAEQLKEHGIGLYYHNHHIEFAKFDGKYMLDIIADNSPAMGLELDVHWVQRGGHDPVRTINKYAGRAAMIHLKDYRVGEVPETAFAKLAARDAEGFRNDFRNVIEFAEVGEGNLDFPSIIAASQAAGAEYLLVEQDELYGRTVWEALQTSYDNLVAMGHSNLF; from the coding sequence TTGGGTACAATGCGGTAGAGATTTCGCAGATTCCCATGTCCGCGAATGTCGTGGACGAGTTGGACCGCGCCCGGACTGAACTTGGCATGGAAATGGCGGCCCTGTCCGTGGCGGTAGATCTCCCCGCTGGTCGCCCAGGCGATACGCTCAAAAAGGACTTCGCAAAGATTGTCGACGACGCCAACCGTCTCGGATCCAAATTCCTGCGCATCGGTATTATGCCTTTCCCGGCCCTGAAGTCAATAAATGCTGTAGCCGACTTTGCAAAGGAAGCAAATGAATACGCGGAGCAGCTGAAAGAACACGGCATCGGTCTCTATTACCACAATCATCACATCGAATTTGCGAAGTTCGACGGAAAGTACATGCTGGACATTATTGCCGACAATTCCCCTGCGATGGGCTTGGAACTTGACGTGCACTGGGTTCAGCGCGGTGGCCACGACCCCGTGCGCACGATTAACAAGTATGCGGGCCGCGCCGCCATGATCCACCTCAAGGACTACCGCGTGGGCGAAGTGCCGGAGACCGCTTTCGCCAAGCTCGCCGCCCGGGACGCTGAGGGCTTCCGCAATGACTTTCGAAACGTTATTGAATTCGCTGAAGTGGGCGAGGGCAACCTCGACTTTCCAAGCATCATTGCCGCGTCCCAGGCCGCAGGCGCGGAGTATTTGCTCGTCGAACAGGATGAACTCTACGGCCGCACGGTATGGGAAGCGCTCCAAACGTCCTATGACAACCTCGTGGCAATGGGGCACTCAAACCTTTTCTAA
- a CDS encoding Gfo/Idh/MocA family protein produces MSKKVRLGIIGLGQQGSMYAHFISTGKVPNMVIGAVCDVDASKKEEAAAKYLDIPFYDDYITMLDSGDVDAVVTCVPHFLHPEMGIETLKRDIHVLVEKPAGVYTKQVSELNEFAASKPELSFAIMFNQRNNPLYQRLKEIVENGEIGDIRRTNWIITTWWRPQGYYNSSEWRATWGGEGGGVLVNQAPHQLDLWQWICGVPKSVYAKVAYGFRRDIAVEDEVTALVDYGDGATGVFVTATHDLTGTDRFEILGDKGKIIVENSKTATVTRLVKPERELSDSMGMDDIRKVVTGQLDSDELYASEVIEFPSPWGVQHAGVLENFAANILDGTPLLAPGSDGIKGVRLANAIHLSSWTGSEVDLDFDEDLFLAELNKRILAEGKFPQRS; encoded by the coding sequence ATGAGCAAGAAAGTCCGCCTTGGCATAATCGGTCTTGGGCAGCAGGGCAGCATGTACGCTCACTTCATCAGCACAGGTAAAGTCCCCAACATGGTCATTGGTGCCGTCTGCGACGTCGACGCGTCCAAGAAGGAAGAAGCTGCTGCTAAGTATCTGGACATCCCGTTCTACGATGACTACATCACTATGCTCGACAGTGGAGACGTGGATGCTGTAGTGACCTGCGTGCCGCACTTCCTCCACCCCGAGATGGGTATCGAAACGCTGAAACGGGACATCCACGTGCTCGTCGAAAAGCCCGCTGGAGTGTACACAAAGCAAGTGTCGGAACTGAACGAGTTCGCAGCTAGCAAGCCCGAACTGTCGTTCGCCATCATGTTTAACCAACGGAACAACCCCCTGTACCAGCGGCTCAAGGAGATCGTGGAGAACGGGGAAATCGGCGACATCCGCCGGACCAACTGGATCATCACCACCTGGTGGCGCCCACAGGGGTACTACAACTCAAGTGAATGGCGGGCCACCTGGGGCGGCGAAGGCGGTGGTGTCCTGGTAAACCAGGCGCCTCACCAGCTGGACCTCTGGCAGTGGATTTGTGGTGTTCCCAAATCGGTGTACGCAAAGGTTGCATACGGCTTCCGCCGGGACATCGCAGTTGAAGATGAAGTTACAGCCCTAGTCGATTACGGCGACGGCGCCACGGGCGTCTTCGTCACCGCAACCCATGACTTGACCGGCACGGACCGCTTCGAGATCCTGGGCGACAAAGGCAAGATCATCGTCGAAAACTCCAAAACGGCCACTGTGACCCGACTGGTCAAGCCGGAGCGTGAACTCAGCGATTCGATGGGTATGGACGACATCCGCAAGGTAGTCACCGGGCAGCTGGACTCCGATGAGCTTTACGCTTCCGAAGTCATCGAATTCCCGTCACCTTGGGGGGTACAGCACGCGGGCGTACTGGAAAACTTCGCCGCCAATATCCTGGACGGAACCCCGCTTCTGGCCCCGGGCTCGGACGGCATCAAGGGTGTTCGTCTGGCTAACGCAATTCACCTGTCGAGCTGGACGGGGAGCGAAGTCGACTTGGACTTTGATGAAGACCTGTTCCTCGCTGAGTTGAACAAGCGCATCCTGGCAGAAGGCAAGTTCCCACAACGCTCCTAG
- the manD gene encoding D-mannonate dehydratase ManD, with protein MKIIAADVFVTSPSRNFVTLRITTEDGVTGIGDATLNGRELAVAAYLKEHVAQLLIGKDPHRIEDTWQFLYRSAYWRRGPVTMAAIAAVDMALWDIKGKMAGMPVYQLLGGASRNGLRAYGHASGADIPSLFDSVREHLELGYKSIRIQTAIPGIKAVYGVAAQAQASGERYDYEPAGRGAFPLEEDWDTRAYLRHLPTVFEAVRNEFGPEIPLLHDGHHRMTPIQAAKLGKALEPYDLFWLEDCTPAENQEGLRLVRQHTTTPLAIGEIFNTVYDFQTLIKEQLIDYVRAASTHFGGISPLKKVMDFAAQYQIKSGFHGPTDISPVGFAAQLHVGLAIHNYGIQEYMQHSAKTNEVFEQSMTFTDGYLHPGDKPGIGVEFNEEAAAAYPYQQAYLPYNRLVDGTVHDW; from the coding sequence GTGAAAATCATTGCTGCCGACGTCTTCGTGACGAGTCCCTCCCGAAATTTCGTGACTCTCCGGATCACCACCGAGGACGGGGTGACCGGCATCGGCGACGCCACCCTCAACGGCCGTGAACTTGCCGTTGCCGCGTACCTGAAGGAGCACGTTGCGCAGCTGCTGATCGGTAAGGACCCGCACCGGATCGAGGACACGTGGCAGTTCCTGTACCGGAGCGCGTACTGGCGGCGCGGGCCGGTGACGATGGCCGCGATCGCCGCCGTCGACATGGCGTTGTGGGATATCAAGGGCAAGATGGCCGGGATGCCCGTGTACCAGCTCCTCGGTGGGGCGTCGCGGAACGGGTTGCGCGCGTACGGGCACGCTTCGGGCGCGGATATCCCGTCGCTGTTCGATTCGGTGCGCGAGCACCTGGAGCTGGGGTACAAGTCGATCCGGATCCAGACGGCGATCCCCGGGATCAAGGCTGTGTATGGGGTGGCGGCGCAGGCGCAGGCCTCGGGGGAGCGGTATGACTATGAGCCTGCCGGGCGTGGTGCGTTCCCGCTGGAAGAGGACTGGGACACCCGGGCGTACCTGCGGCACCTGCCGACGGTGTTTGAGGCGGTCCGGAATGAGTTCGGCCCGGAGATCCCGTTGCTGCATGACGGGCACCACCGGATGACGCCGATCCAGGCTGCGAAGCTGGGCAAGGCGTTGGAGCCGTATGACCTGTTCTGGTTGGAGGACTGCACGCCGGCGGAGAACCAGGAGGGCCTGCGCCTGGTGCGCCAGCACACCACCACGCCGTTGGCGATCGGGGAGATCTTCAACACGGTCTATGACTTCCAGACGCTGATCAAGGAACAGTTGATCGATTACGTGCGGGCCGCGTCCACGCATTTCGGCGGGATCAGCCCGTTGAAGAAGGTCATGGACTTCGCTGCGCAGTATCAGATCAAGTCCGGTTTCCATGGGCCCACGGACATTTCCCCGGTGGGTTTCGCGGCCCAGCTGCATGTGGGCCTGGCGATCCATAACTACGGGATCCAGGAATACATGCAGCACTCGGCCAAGACCAACGAGGTCTTCGAGCAGTCCATGACCTTCACCGACGGTTACCTGCACCCGGGCGACAAGCCCGGCATCGGCGTCGAATTCAACGAAGAAGCCGCGGCCGCCTACCCGTACCAGCAGGCCTACCTGCCCTACAACCGCCTGGTCGACGGCACCGTCCACGACTGGTAA
- a CDS encoding gluconokinase, with protein MSNNQPGNAGPRVVVMGVSGCGKTTIGDLVARELGVPFLDGDSLHPVENVAKMAAGTPLTDEDRWPWLATVGRELAAAGDGGMVLACSALRRSYRDAIREQAPDTIFLHLNGSKEVLKARIESRTGHFMPPALLESQLATLEPLDANEAGVHVDIAAPVNEVVATALANIPHTHV; from the coding sequence GTGAGCAACAATCAACCCGGAAACGCCGGACCCCGTGTAGTGGTCATGGGCGTCTCCGGCTGCGGCAAGACCACCATCGGCGATCTTGTGGCCCGCGAACTGGGTGTCCCGTTCCTGGACGGCGATTCCCTCCATCCGGTGGAGAACGTGGCCAAGATGGCGGCCGGCACACCGCTGACGGATGAGGACCGCTGGCCCTGGCTCGCCACGGTGGGCCGCGAGCTGGCTGCAGCGGGAGATGGCGGGATGGTGCTTGCCTGCTCCGCCCTCCGCCGCAGCTACCGCGACGCCATCCGCGAACAGGCTCCGGACACCATCTTCCTGCACCTGAACGGCAGCAAAGAGGTCCTGAAGGCACGCATAGAAAGCCGCACCGGGCACTTCATGCCACCGGCACTCCTGGAGTCACAGCTTGCAACGCTGGAACCGCTCGACGCCAACGAAGCCGGCGTCCACGTCGACATCGCCGCACCCGTAAACGAAGTAGTGGCCACGGCGCTGGCCAACATCCCGCACACCCACGTCTGA
- a CDS encoding SDR family NAD(P)-dependent oxidoreductase, with translation MKITPGSVAVITGGASGIGFGLAEALAEREVRLVLADVREDALEPAADALRAKGAEVATVRTDVTDRNSVEGLAHRTLELFGRVDLVCNNAGLICSGAPLWEQSTQTWDRMIAVKVMGVVHGVQAFAPIMIKQGAGHFLNTASSGGLAPLPNRTPYTATMHAVVGLTETLDLELKAEALALGATVLCPGLVDTAIGKNSATLGAIKLSSGAEGAMRSIAAASGGILTPLEVGEAAIAGIEEGRVHVAPGNDVSARAKARVQGLLRDLEKSGQVIETH, from the coding sequence GTGAAGATAACCCCGGGTAGCGTCGCCGTCATCACGGGAGGCGCCAGCGGTATTGGTTTTGGCCTCGCAGAAGCCCTCGCGGAACGAGAGGTCCGTCTGGTTTTAGCCGACGTCCGAGAGGATGCCCTTGAACCGGCTGCTGATGCCCTCCGGGCAAAGGGCGCGGAGGTTGCGACCGTCCGCACCGACGTCACTGACCGGAATTCCGTGGAAGGGCTTGCGCACCGCACCTTGGAACTATTCGGACGGGTCGACCTCGTTTGCAACAACGCCGGCCTGATATGTTCCGGCGCACCCCTCTGGGAGCAGAGCACACAGACCTGGGACCGAATGATCGCGGTCAAGGTCATGGGAGTTGTCCATGGAGTCCAAGCCTTCGCCCCCATCATGATTAAGCAAGGCGCAGGGCATTTTCTTAACACTGCATCGTCCGGCGGCCTGGCGCCATTGCCGAACCGCACACCGTACACCGCCACAATGCACGCGGTTGTAGGTTTGACCGAGACTCTCGACCTCGAACTCAAAGCAGAGGCGCTGGCCCTCGGGGCGACCGTGCTGTGTCCTGGCCTCGTGGACACAGCAATCGGAAAGAACTCGGCAACCTTGGGCGCAATCAAATTGTCGTCAGGCGCCGAGGGGGCGATGCGAAGCATCGCGGCTGCTTCCGGAGGGATCCTCACGCCGCTGGAGGTTGGCGAGGCAGCGATAGCCGGCATTGAGGAAGGCAGGGTCCATGTAGCCCCCGGTAATGACGTTTCCGCCCGCGCTAAAGCAAGGGTGCAAGGCCTGTTGAGGGACTTGGAAAAGTCAGGACAGGTTATTGAAACCCATTGA
- a CDS encoding MFS transporter has translation MTPGNRPKKPRAHATKHKKGSSTGSILRTLTGLLTGLLVALLASSIISTSIPRIVNDLAGSQATFTWIVTATLLAITISTPIWGKLADLLNRKALVQAALVIFVAGSLLAGAAPEPGTLIAGRVIQGLGAGGLLTLVQIIMADIISPRDRGKYMGLTGAVMTAGSVGGPLLGGVITDFAGWRWNFFASVPFALASLVLIQLTLHLPRKPRTVTIDYAGAVFITAGVSSLLIWITLGGSQFEWRSLQSLLLLAASLVLLIAAVLIERKAAEPIIPLSLFRNRSFSLTVIASISVGVAVYGTAVFMSQYLQLSRAATATDSGLIAMPQVIAVVVASTVVGALISRSGKWKFWMVLGASFLTLGLGCLATIGVATPIPLLWTYMAFVGLGIGMVMQNLVLVTQNTAEVAHLGVASAGVAFFRTLGGTIGVTVLGAALSSRAAQVIADKSDSLRAQGIDPSVISTGRLPDMGSLSDPLRAVVAEAYAQGVAGVFLLSTPLALLTVVAIAFLPNVPLKRKTGLEQLAETEAEIAVDIAGGEARLAVSESEGTRELSTDSRRP, from the coding sequence ATGACTCCCGGGAACAGACCTAAAAAACCAAGAGCCCACGCAACGAAGCACAAGAAGGGTTCATCCACTGGTTCGATCCTCAGGACATTGACCGGGCTGCTTACGGGCCTTCTTGTAGCGCTCTTGGCGAGCTCAATTATTTCCACCTCAATTCCTCGAATTGTTAACGACCTAGCGGGATCCCAGGCCACTTTCACTTGGATCGTGACCGCCACTTTACTGGCCATAACTATTAGCACGCCGATTTGGGGCAAATTGGCCGACCTACTAAATCGGAAGGCATTAGTGCAGGCAGCCCTGGTGATCTTTGTCGCAGGTTCCCTGCTGGCTGGCGCTGCACCTGAACCAGGCACTTTAATCGCAGGACGCGTCATTCAAGGACTGGGCGCTGGCGGCTTGCTGACTCTGGTGCAGATCATCATGGCCGATATCATTAGCCCGCGAGACCGTGGAAAGTATATGGGCTTGACGGGCGCAGTCATGACAGCGGGCTCCGTGGGAGGACCGCTGCTCGGTGGAGTCATCACTGATTTCGCTGGGTGGCGGTGGAACTTCTTCGCCTCAGTTCCCTTCGCCCTGGCCTCGCTCGTGCTGATTCAACTTACTCTTCACTTGCCCCGGAAGCCTCGGACCGTGACCATCGATTACGCCGGAGCCGTCTTCATAACCGCCGGCGTGTCGAGCCTGCTGATCTGGATAACTTTGGGTGGCTCGCAGTTTGAATGGCGTTCACTTCAATCTTTGCTGTTGCTGGCGGCATCCCTCGTACTGCTTATCGCTGCCGTCCTGATAGAAAGAAAGGCCGCAGAACCGATTATCCCGCTGTCTCTGTTCCGGAATCGTTCCTTCTCCCTCACTGTTATCGCCAGCATCTCAGTAGGTGTGGCGGTCTACGGTACGGCAGTATTCATGAGCCAGTACCTGCAGCTCAGTCGCGCGGCCACCGCTACGGACTCTGGACTTATTGCCATGCCTCAGGTCATTGCAGTGGTGGTGGCGTCCACGGTCGTTGGCGCCCTGATCAGCCGCTCGGGTAAATGGAAATTCTGGATGGTCCTGGGAGCCAGCTTCCTCACCTTGGGCTTGGGTTGCTTGGCAACCATAGGCGTGGCGACACCGATACCACTCCTGTGGACCTATATGGCATTTGTTGGATTGGGCATCGGGATGGTTATGCAAAACCTCGTCCTCGTCACTCAGAACACGGCCGAGGTAGCGCACCTAGGCGTAGCAAGCGCCGGGGTAGCCTTCTTCCGCACTCTAGGCGGAACAATCGGAGTCACGGTACTTGGCGCAGCCCTTTCCTCAAGGGCAGCACAAGTCATAGCGGACAAATCCGACTCCTTGAGGGCGCAGGGGATTGACCCATCGGTGATCAGCACCGGACGGCTACCAGATATGGGTTCCCTAAGCGATCCCCTTCGTGCCGTGGTTGCGGAAGCCTATGCCCAGGGAGTGGCCGGAGTATTTCTACTATCCACGCCGCTTGCGCTGCTTACTGTTGTCGCCATCGCTTTCCTTCCCAATGTGCCTCTGAAGCGAAAGACAGGCCTTGAACAACTCGCGGAAACGGAAGCAGAAATCGCCGTGGACATCGCCGGGGGAGAGGCACGGCTAGCTGTTAGCGAATCGGAAGGTACGAGGGAATTGTCAACAGACTCCCGCCGCCCGTAA
- a CDS encoding 2-hydroxy-3-oxopropionate reductase: MSNVAVIGLGIMGLPMAVNLVKAGHAVTGFNRSQDKIDKLVSEGGKGASSIADAVKDADVVITMVPDSPDVEGVVSGKDGVFANAKPGALWIDASSIRPDVAVRLAAEAKEAGLRPLDAPVSGGEQGAIDAVLSIMVGGDKADSDDAQDVLNALGKTIVHVGPSGSGQTVKAANQLIVAVNIEVLGEAIAFLEAYGVDTDAALKVLGGGLAGSKVLDQKGQKMLDRNFDPGFRLALHHKDMGIVTSAAREANVAIPLGAVAAQLVVATANQGDGALDHSGLFKQVLQLSDR, from the coding sequence ATGAGCAACGTTGCAGTCATCGGACTCGGGATCATGGGCCTGCCCATGGCCGTCAACCTGGTCAAGGCCGGCCACGCCGTTACCGGCTTCAACCGCAGCCAGGACAAGATCGATAAGCTGGTCTCCGAGGGAGGCAAGGGCGCCTCGAGCATCGCCGATGCCGTGAAGGATGCCGACGTCGTCATCACCATGGTGCCGGACTCCCCCGACGTCGAAGGCGTGGTCAGCGGCAAGGACGGTGTCTTCGCCAACGCCAAGCCGGGCGCCCTGTGGATCGACGCCTCCAGCATCCGCCCCGACGTCGCTGTCCGGCTTGCCGCAGAGGCCAAAGAAGCCGGCCTCCGCCCCCTTGACGCCCCGGTTTCCGGCGGCGAACAGGGCGCCATCGACGCCGTCCTGTCCATCATGGTGGGCGGCGACAAGGCAGACTCCGACGACGCCCAGGACGTCCTCAATGCCCTCGGCAAGACCATCGTCCACGTGGGCCCCTCCGGCTCCGGCCAGACCGTTAAGGCTGCAAACCAGCTGATCGTCGCCGTCAACATCGAAGTCCTCGGCGAAGCCATTGCGTTCCTTGAGGCCTATGGCGTGGACACCGACGCCGCCCTCAAGGTCCTCGGCGGCGGCCTGGCCGGCTCCAAGGTCCTGGACCAGAAGGGCCAGAAGATGCTGGACCGCAACTTCGACCCCGGCTTCCGCCTCGCCCTCCACCACAAGGACATGGGCATCGTCACCTCGGCAGCCCGTGAAGCCAACGTCGCCATCCCGCTTGGCGCCGTCGCCGCGCAGCTCGTCGTCGCCACCGCCAACCAGGGTGACGGCGCACTGGACCACTCCGGACTCTTCAAGCAGGTCCTCCAGCTCTCAGACCGCTAG
- a CDS encoding MarR family winged helix-turn-helix transcriptional regulator, translating into MGAAQHFVLRLVGEGECRAAVLAARLGIGAPVLSRHIADLEEQSLVVRRKDPGDGRAQLVAITPWGLERLRRLEAERSAAFQEHLWDWNEEDARSAAKTLHQLTQSLVKSAVQARSTTS; encoded by the coding sequence ATGGGCGCAGCCCAGCATTTCGTACTTCGGCTTGTAGGTGAGGGGGAGTGCCGGGCTGCTGTGCTCGCTGCGCGGCTCGGCATTGGTGCCCCAGTCCTGAGCCGGCACATCGCGGATTTGGAGGAGCAGAGTCTAGTCGTTCGTCGGAAAGATCCAGGTGATGGCCGTGCTCAGCTTGTTGCCATTACACCATGGGGTCTGGAAAGACTGCGACGCTTGGAGGCCGAACGATCAGCAGCCTTTCAAGAACATCTCTGGGACTGGAACGAGGAAGATGCCCGCAGTGCGGCGAAAACACTGCACCAGCTAACTCAGTCGCTCGTCAAATCTGCCGTGCAGGCCCGGAGCACAACTAGCTAA
- a CDS encoding alpha/beta hydrolase, with translation MDFLLEYNLVDGVLMWTLTVLTAWLLVVLSWRRVPLWWLAAAWIFTGGALLAWLTLWVFEFVLDVVSNLPWQVRAWFTSFVGASVLTGVTFWKSPRWKKVLAVGAVPIFVVTTVVGINSYYGLRPTVAALLGISLAPQLDINKPAQDMTTSMPVLWRDWEAPPNMPATGVTRTQVIPGTLSGFTPRPAGVYLPPVALVDSPPALPLVVMMMGQPGDPDPRFAADALNELAARNRGLAPIVIVVDQLGNPLVDDLCLDTARFGNVETYINKDVVEWARRNLNVIGDARYWTAGGYSHGGQCAISFAAKYPETWGNVLDVSGEEYPGAEHPGSTLREIFHGDQTAYDAQKPEHILNIRQYKGIHAVFTACRDDPAYMTAARKISTAASHAGMTVNLLEIPEGGHGIGALATGLRDGFGILYPRLGLSNPTDGPAP, from the coding sequence GTGGATTTCCTGCTTGAATACAACCTCGTTGATGGCGTTTTGATGTGGACCCTTACGGTTCTCACAGCTTGGCTCCTCGTTGTCCTCAGCTGGCGCAGGGTTCCCTTGTGGTGGCTGGCAGCCGCCTGGATTTTCACGGGCGGCGCGCTGCTGGCGTGGCTGACCCTGTGGGTGTTCGAGTTCGTTTTAGATGTCGTTAGCAACCTTCCATGGCAGGTTAGGGCATGGTTTACTTCCTTCGTCGGGGCTTCGGTACTGACAGGGGTAACCTTCTGGAAGTCTCCTCGGTGGAAAAAAGTTTTGGCTGTAGGTGCTGTCCCGATTTTTGTGGTCACGACCGTAGTCGGGATCAATTCCTACTACGGTCTTCGGCCCACCGTTGCGGCGCTGCTGGGTATATCGCTTGCCCCTCAGCTGGACATCAATAAACCAGCGCAAGACATGACCACCAGCATGCCGGTTCTATGGAGGGACTGGGAAGCTCCGCCGAACATGCCTGCCACCGGTGTCACGAGGACTCAAGTTATTCCAGGAACGTTATCGGGATTTACTCCCAGACCTGCCGGAGTGTACCTCCCTCCAGTCGCCCTTGTGGATTCCCCCCCGGCTCTGCCGCTGGTGGTCATGATGATGGGCCAACCCGGTGACCCTGATCCCCGTTTCGCCGCGGATGCACTTAATGAACTAGCGGCCCGGAACCGAGGTCTGGCACCGATCGTAATCGTGGTTGATCAACTGGGTAATCCGCTTGTCGACGACCTTTGTTTGGATACAGCCCGATTTGGCAACGTTGAGACGTACATCAACAAGGATGTCGTGGAGTGGGCGCGAAGGAATTTGAACGTCATCGGTGACGCCAGGTACTGGACAGCGGGTGGATATTCACACGGCGGCCAATGCGCCATCTCATTCGCCGCCAAATACCCGGAAACATGGGGCAACGTCCTTGATGTATCAGGAGAAGAGTACCCCGGAGCCGAGCACCCCGGAAGCACTCTACGAGAGATATTTCACGGGGACCAGACCGCATACGACGCGCAAAAACCCGAGCACATTCTCAATATCCGCCAATACAAGGGCATCCATGCAGTCTTCACCGCCTGCCGCGATGATCCGGCCTACATGACCGCTGCCCGGAAGATAAGCACAGCAGCCAGCCACGCTGGAATGACCGTCAACCTCCTGGAGATCCCGGAAGGCGGGCACGGCATAGGTGCCCTTGCAACTGGCCTTCGCGACGGTTTTGGGATCCTATACCCCCGACTGGGCTTATCCAATCCAACGGACGGACCGGCTCCATGA
- a CDS encoding polysaccharide deacetylase family protein, with translation MSYPLLETLSQNRKLEQTEPWEDDNERQREFPDEDDVSIPPQLPRTLSVPSRGEVIRSFTGQVPVYWGLEAPGVLKRLPASSGGVVLTVDFCGGPGGNAVDTLLLNALRQNGIPATLFLNSRWIRENPLKSQELANDPLFELANHGSAHSPLSVNGKSAYGIPGTKGPEEIYDEIMTSNAVLEDLTGRPQRFFRPGTAYMDDVAVQIVHALGLIPTGFSINGDGGATFTASIVAREVSSAAQGDIVIVHGNHPEGGTAQGLIQALASTRDLNGKFMHFPATVA, from the coding sequence ATGTCCTATCCGCTGCTGGAAACACTCAGCCAGAACCGCAAATTGGAACAAACAGAACCGTGGGAAGACGATAACGAGAGGCAGCGCGAATTTCCGGACGAAGACGACGTATCCATACCCCCTCAACTACCACGGACACTGTCTGTTCCAAGCCGTGGGGAAGTAATCAGGTCTTTCACCGGGCAGGTTCCCGTCTACTGGGGACTTGAAGCGCCAGGGGTGCTGAAACGGCTACCAGCAAGTTCGGGAGGGGTGGTCCTCACAGTGGACTTTTGCGGAGGACCCGGTGGCAACGCAGTGGATACGCTCTTGCTGAATGCCCTGCGGCAAAACGGGATTCCAGCCACCCTTTTCCTCAACTCCCGCTGGATTAGAGAAAATCCTTTGAAGAGCCAAGAACTCGCCAACGATCCTTTGTTCGAACTCGCAAATCACGGCTCCGCCCATTCTCCCTTGTCTGTGAACGGAAAAAGTGCCTACGGCATCCCCGGGACGAAAGGACCAGAGGAAATTTACGACGAAATAATGACAAGCAACGCCGTTCTGGAAGATTTAACCGGGCGGCCCCAACGCTTCTTCCGGCCTGGGACCGCATATATGGACGATGTAGCCGTACAAATAGTCCATGCCCTGGGGCTCATTCCAACCGGCTTCAGTATCAATGGAGATGGAGGAGCTACCTTCACTGCTTCAATCGTTGCCCGAGAAGTATCATCAGCTGCACAAGGGGACATCGTGATCGTCCACGGCAACCACCCCGAGGGTGGAACCGCCCAAGGACTCATTCAGGCCTTGGCCTCAACACGGGACCTAAACGGAAAATTCATGCACTTCCCGGCAACCGTAGCGTAA
- a CDS encoding IS1096 element passenger TnpR family protein → MTLNQVHRVLQAVFGWEDMHLHRFTALEPFVRLRPANGEIRATT, encoded by the coding sequence ATGACCCTGAATCAGGTCCACCGAGTTCTCCAGGCGGTCTTTGGTTGGGAGGACATGCACCTGCACAGGTTCACAGCCTTGGAGCCCTTTGTGAGGCTGCGGCCGGCCAATGGCGAAATTCGCGCGACAACCTGA